A single region of the Lycium barbarum isolate Lr01 chromosome 2, ASM1917538v2, whole genome shotgun sequence genome encodes:
- the LOC132626004 gene encoding chitin-binding lectin 1-like produces MATMKILMMLMVAAILFCNHQQAVVAREVDVVLEDHCNELQSSLFDALCQYWPWPYPWPKPCPPPRPRPCPPPRPRPRPRPCAPPPPPRRSPPPPPPRSPPPPPFSTCSASDKEKVKKCMFNTTSIDACCPTFKSILGTSCPCYKYAEDLDNQVLITLEAYCDVDSPCRGVPPPPPKPSCSASNQEKVKTCMFNTTSIDACCPTFKSILGTSCPCYKYAEDLDNQVLITLEAYCDVDSPCKGVQVI; encoded by the exons ATGGCAACCATGAAGATTCTCATGATGTTAATGGTGGCTGCAATTTTATTTTGCAACCACCAACAAGCGGTGGTGGCGAGAGAAGTCGACGTGGTCTTGGAAGATCATTGTAACGAGTTACAAAGCTCCCTATTTGATGCTCTATGTCAATATTGGCCGTGGCCGTATCCGTGGCCAAAACCATGCCCTCCTCCAAGGCCACGACCATGCCCTCCTCCAAGGCCACGACCACGACCGCGACCATGCGCACCACCACCTCCACCACGACGCTCGCCACCTCCTCCACCACCCCGCTCGCCACCTCCTCCACCGTTTTCGACCTGCTCGGCTAGTGACAAGGAAAAGGTGAAGAAGTGCATGTTCAACACAACTTCAATTGATGCATGTTGCCCGACATTCAAGAGCATACTCGGCACTAGTTGCCCTTGCTATAAGTATGCTGAGGATTTGGACAATCAAGTCTTGATCACTCTTGAAGCTTATTGTGATGTCGATAGCCCTTGCAGGGGCGTGCCA CCCCCGCCACCGAAACCGAGCTGCTCAGCTAGTAACCAAGAAAAGGTGAAAACGTGCATGTTCAACACAACCTCAATTGACGCATGTTGTCCGACATTCAAGAGCATACTCGGCACTAGTTGCCCTTGCTATAAGTATGCCGAGGATTTGGATAATCAAGTCCTGATCACTCTTGAAGCTTATTGTGATGTCGATAGCCCTTGCAAGGGTGTGCAA GTGATTTAA